TTTAAATTTTTGgcaaactaaaacaaaaaagttttttttttaaattaagtcAAATTTAATGAGAAAAGTAAAATACTCCTTTTGAAAGTctatagtaggcctatactgaCATTTCTTCCGATTTTGGCAGGGACCGCTTCGTTTAAATCAAGTTTATTTGCCACGAGGACGACAGCCACACCATTAGGGTCGCTGTGGCAATCctgaaattatattttattctATAAACTCCATCGCACACTGAAAAAGAGAAACCAAAACAATGGTCTGGTATATAGGGTCAAGTATAGACTATGAGATGTGTGATGGTGTGATTGTCATCATTTCTGAGTAAAGAAGCTCAAGGCTGGAAAGCATAAACATTACCTTAAAAGCACTTATCCAACCCTCCAAGCTTTCAAAGCTCTGTGGGTCATCAACAGCATAAACCATAATTACACCATCAGCATCCCGCATATACAATGGCGCCAATGAACGAAATTTTTCGCTGCCGGCAGTGTCCCTGCAACAGATAATGTCGAATTATTGATACACGATACTGAAGGCTTGACTAGAAGAACAAATTATGGCATGATAACTTAATACTTTACTCCACTTCCTTAATTCTACAATTAGACCTTCCTCACCAAATTTCCAGCTTTGTGTAGTGCACGCCGTTTACCTTGGCCGATGCAACTCCAAACTCTAAACCTTTTTATGAAGAATAGTTTGTGGTTGAATCAGTGTTTTGTTTATCTTGTTACGTTGATTAATAACATCTTTTCTTAACAACTGCAtaatgttgttaaaaattcTAGTGGTTGAAGTCAACATCTTTAGACTCACAAATGTATTAACGTATTGAATATTGAATGTAGGTGTGTAGGTTTAGTCTGTAACAACTGCACAAATGATTTTATCACAAGCACAAAGATTTATCGCACTTACCAACTGTAGCTTGCGTTTGAtcaaaattgttgtaaattaTTCGCTTTAAAAGCGCAGTTTTCCCTGCGCCTGAATCTCCTAGCACGATGATCTTTTTCCGCTCCGAAGCAACATCTGCAAGCGCCATCGCGTTTAGCTTCAAAACAATCGTTTCCCTGACGCTTTCTCTCAGCAAATGAGATTAAACGTGAATTACTGGCTGAGTAAATGAtacgatttcaaaaaaagtcCCGAAACGGGATTTACGTTTAGGTATAAGGTTGAACGCAATATTGTCACGCCTGATTGCGCTTAATGGGGAACACGATGTATAGAAACTGTCTATTTGTGGAAACCTACTGAATATTCTCTGACATTGCTACCGTAAGCAAAAAGTACTGCAACAGCTAATCTAGCGATATGAAACGTCTCACGGGACGAAATAAAGCGGGGATTCACCAATGGTAAATGTTTGTTTCTGCCCAGGACTTTAGGCATAAATAGTAAATAATGATATTTGTTAATAGAGTTAAACTGATTTGTTTAATTGGGACATAAACGTTTGTCCTCAGAGCAAGTAATCAAGGGAATTTTGTAATACAGGCGAAACAGCCGTTTGTCGTCAAAAAGTATCACGTGACCGACATCTTAATTCAAGCGTTTTTAGTATGCAAAAGGTTTATTGAACAACTTCAATTTCCTTAAAAGTCGCTGAAGGTTTAGTGACCGACCTTTTTGATATCATTCGTTACATTGGTTGACACTTGAGAGTAgagattttttcaaaatgaatcCAAGGGTCGCTATACATTATACCTTTTATACCAGCTTCCCGAAGATATATCAATAACGTACTGTATaatggttccacgacatatggcc
Above is a window of Clavelina lepadiformis chromosome 8, kaClaLepa1.1, whole genome shotgun sequence DNA encoding:
- the LOC143468819 gene encoding ras-related protein Rab-13-like isoform X1 is translated as MALADVASERKKIIVLGDSGAGKTALLKRIIYNNFDQTQATVGLEFGVASAKVNGVHYTKLEIWDTAGSEKFRSLAPLYMRDADGVIMVYAVDDPQSFESLEGWISAFKDCHSDPNGVAVVLVANKLDLNEAVPAKIGRNFAKNLKVPFFEVSAKEATNVETAFQTLVQGIIEKSNQKNLTDDRLSNSKALTALAGDGQVKKSTSWPKFKGTVSLNGNIRTQEVGVTVKDCEC
- the LOC143468819 gene encoding ras-related protein Rab-13-like isoform X2; the encoded protein is MALADVASERKKIIVLGDSGAGKTALLKRIIYNNFDQTQATVGLEFGVASAKVNGVHYTKLEIWDTAGSEKFRSLAPLYMRDADGVIMVYAVDDPQSFESLEGWISAFKFAKNLKVPFFEVSAKEATNVETAFQTLVQGIIEKSNQKNLTDDRLSNSKALTALAGDGQVKKSTSWPKFKGTVSLNGNIRTQEVGVTVKDCEC